A segment of the Pseudomonas versuta genome:
GAAGGGCGGACGAACTTCCAGATTATTCGTAACGTTCGCGGTACCAAGGCGGCCGGCTACAAGGATGGCATCCTGGCGACCACCAACCGCAATGCAAGCACGGTCGTGCACACAGCAATCCAGCACGTGTCGTCACAGGCGCGTATGGAGGTGGCCAAGGCGAATACCGACGTGGTGCTTGAGATCCAGATGATTGCCACGCTGGACAGCAAGACCAGTCAGCTGTGCCGCTCGATGGATAAGCGCAAGTTTCAGGTTGATGCCGGGCCAAGGCCCCCGTTCCACCCGAATTGCCGCACAACCTTCATTCTGCTCACCAAGCTCAGTGAAATGTTCGTAAAGGGCGCAACGCGGGCTTCAGTAGGTACCAACGGAGGTCAGCAAGTAGGTGCTGACCTGGACTATTACCACTGGCTTCAGCAGCAGCCAGCAGCGTTCCAAAGCGAAGCCCTTGGGCCAACCAGGGCTAGGCTGTTCCGTGAAGGTGGCTTAAGTGTTGAGCGTTTCGCAGAGCTACAACTGGATCGCAACTTCGCCCCCCTGACATTGGCGCAGATGAAGGGGCTAGAGCCGCTGGCATTTGAGCGAGCCGGGATCTGAGTCACTCACATTTTTGGCGCTGTTTATCGAGCGCATTTAGCGCATCGTAGAAAGCTGTGGGCCACTTTCCAAAGGACTCATCGATTGTCTCCATCGCCGCGTCCTCATCTAGCTTGTGCATTGAGGCAAGAGCTCCCGCGCGAACTGAGTTGGAAATCATCATTGATCTGAGTCCAAGTTCCGGCGGGGCATATGCCGCCATCACAATCCCTGCCTTGATGAGCGGGCCCGCATTCTCTGAAAGTTCACGGGCTGTAGAGGTTTTGGGAAAAATTGAATAATTGAGCATGTCACCCATTGCGGCAAGAAAAGTCTCACCTTTCTCCCGGAGAAGTTTTTCCTGTGTGTCTATCCGCTGGATGCACGCGTTCTTCTGACTCAATGATGCTGTTTGATAGCTTGTTAGCCAAGTAAAGGTACTTGTGGCAAAGACTCCAATCAGCGTGCACGCGACGGGAAATATGATACTGAATTTGCTGGAGTTTGCTGCTTCGCTCATTGGATTTCTATCCGACTGCTCACTTTATTAAGCATAAGTGAAACCGAGATTCTAATTAAACACGCTCGCACTTAGCGAGTTCTTTTGTGCCCAAAAAACGGGCCGACCATACCCAAGGGGTGCATCAACGTGGCAGAAGAAAACGAAATCGACCTGGAAAATCCGGCAATCAAGGCCGCTATCGCGACTGCCGTTGAAGCCTCCGTAACCGGGCTGAAAACCAAGAACACCGAACTGCTGGGCAAGCTGAAGGACACTTCCACCAAGCTGACTCAATTCGAGACCCAGTTTGAAGGCATCGATATCGACGCCGTCAAAGGCCTGCTCAGCCGCGCCGGCCAAGATGAAGAAACCAAGCTGCTGACCGAGGGCAAGGTTGACGAGGTCTTCAACCGCCGCACCGAGCGCCTGCGGGGTGACTACGACAAGCAGTTGAAGACCATTACCGAGCGCGCCGAGAAGGCAGAATCCTTCGCCGCCAAGTTCCAGGGCAAAGTCCTGGGCGACTCGGTCCGCGGCGCAGCACTGAAGGCCGGCGCACTGCCGGAAGCAACCGACGACATCATCCTGCGCGCCAAGGGCGTGTTTACCCTCAACGAAGATGGCGAAGCAGTCGCCGTTGATGATTCCGGCCAGACCATCCTCGGCAAAGACGGCAAGACCCCTCTGACTCCGCTCGAGTGGGCGGAATCTCTGCGTGAAAGCGCACCTCACTTGTGGCCAAGGGCTACAGGCACATTTGCCCCGGGCGGGGGTAGCGGCAAGGCTGCATTCAAGCGCTCCGAAATGACCTCCGAGCAGAAGCGCGACTACCAGCGCAAGCACGGCCAAACCGCATACCTGCAATTGCCCAAGTAAGGGGATTGACCCATGGCTACAACTGTTAACAGCGACCTGATCATCTACAACGATGAGGCGCAAACCGCATACCTGGAGCGTGTCCAGGATAACTTGGACGTGTTCAACGCATCTTCCAACGGTGCGATGGTGCTCGACAACGAGATGATCGAGGGCGACTTCCGCAAGCGAGCCCTCTACAAGCTCAATGGTTCCCTGGAACACCGCGACGTCAACTCTGAAGGCAAGGTAACCGCCAAGAAGATCAGCGCCGGTGAAGCGGTTGGCGTTAAGGCTCCCTGGAAGTACGGCCCGTACCAGACCACCGAAGAGGCTTTCAAACGCCGCGGTCGTCCGGTCGAAGAGTTCTCCCAGATCGTAGGTGCCGATGTTGCCGATGCGACCCTTGAAGGTTTCATTGAGTACGCTACTGCCGGCCTGCGCGCAGCGATCGGCTCCAACGCTGAAATGGTGGTTGAAGCCAATATCGAAACCGACGGCAAAAAGACGCTGACTCGCGGTATGCGCAAGTTTGGCGACAAGTTCGGCCGCATCGCGCTTTGGGTGATGCACTCCAGCGCCTATTTCGACATCGTTGATGAAGCGATCACCAACAAGATCTACGAAGAAGCTGGTGTCGTGATCTACGGCGGCCTGCCGGGCACCCTTGGCAAGCCGGTTCTGGTGACCGACAAAGCCCCAGTGGACGTGATCTTCGGCTTGCTGCCAAACGCCATCACGATCACCGAATCCCAAGCTCCAGGTTTCCGTTCGTACGAAGTGAACGACGAAGAAAACCTCGGCATCGCTTACCGCGCTGAAGGCACCGTGAACATC
Coding sequences within it:
- a CDS encoding phage minor head protein; protein product: MAANQAIFDATIRHAVFLEKLKAGEVVKFAPFLKEIDRAIRERLTKSDLTEYNVKRLEALLKEVDSLLLAIFDRYSAQLNLDLVDIANYEAEFEATSLVRSAPVGLSLEMAVPTAAAIRAAVLTNPLSVRGTAGGKLLKTFIKGWIVAERERVAGTIRQGFFEGRTNFQIIRNVRGTKAAGYKDGILATTNRNASTVVHTAIQHVSSQARMEVAKANTDVVLEIQMIATLDSKTSQLCRSMDKRKFQVDAGPRPPFHPNCRTTFILLTKLSEMFVKGATRASVGTNGGQQVGADLDYYHWLQQQPAAFQSEALGPTRARLFREGGLSVERFAELQLDRNFAPLTLAQMKGLEPLAFERAGI
- a CDS encoding major capsid protein — its product is MATTVNSDLIIYNDEAQTAYLERVQDNLDVFNASSNGAMVLDNEMIEGDFRKRALYKLNGSLEHRDVNSEGKVTAKKISAGEAVGVKAPWKYGPYQTTEEAFKRRGRPVEEFSQIVGADVADATLEGFIEYATAGLRAAIGSNAEMVVEANIETDGKKTLTRGMRKFGDKFGRIALWVMHSSAYFDIVDEAITNKIYEEAGVVIYGGLPGTLGKPVLVTDKAPVDVIFGLLPNAITITESQAPGFRSYEVNDEENLGIAYRAEGTVNIDVLGYSWKATTGGSNPTLAAVGSAANWVKHAGSNKVTAGVMIKLTATPPEAAA